The following proteins are encoded in a genomic region of Coffea eugenioides isolate CCC68of chromosome 6, Ceug_1.0, whole genome shotgun sequence:
- the LOC113774022 gene encoding uncharacterized protein LOC113774022, with protein MVKFEAIMLEDFLRCSDLTPREVRKKVLQQISGFLESMGKSIASFGLVPNDLSSFDVENQTRELLPERSITVREEDLNAISLLNEKQRHAFEIISHRVYENKSGAFFVDGPGGTGKSFLYRALLADVRSKGYLALATATSGIAASILPGGRTAHSRFKIPIDLLEGRACRVSKQSSLAAMIRESKLIIWDEAPMSKRSAIEALNDLLQDLMNSSEIFGGKVVIFGGDFRQTLPIVRRGNQSETINACIINSPLWPSLEKL; from the coding sequence ATGGTTAAATTTGAGGCTATAATGTTGGAGGATTTTCTAAGGTGTTCAGATTTGACTCCTAGAGAGGTCAGGAAAAAGGTACTGCAACAAATAAGTGGTTTTCTTGAATCAATGGGAAAAAGCATAGCTTCATTTGGATTGGTTCCGAATGATCTATCATCCTTTGATGTTGAGAACCAAACAAGGGAATTGTTACCTGAAAGAAGCATAACAGTTCGTGAAGAAGATCTGAATGCAATTTCTTTgcttaatgaaaaacaaaggcaTGCATTTGAGATCATATCTCACCGCGTATATGAGAACAAAAGTGGGGCCTTTTTTGTAGATGGCCCTGGAGGCACTGGAAAATCATTTCTCTATAGAGCGTTGCTAGCTGATGTAAGGTCTAAAGGGTATTTAGCACTAGCAACAGCCACTTCAGGAATTGCTGCTTCTATACTACCAGGAGGTAGGACTGCCCATTCACGATTTAAAATCCCAATTGATCTTTTAGAAGGCAGAGCATGTAGAGTTAGCAAACAAAGCAGCCTGGCAGCAATGATTAGAGAATCCAAACTCATTATCTGGGATGAGGCTCCTATGTCAAAAAGATCTGCAATTGAAGCATTAAATGATCTATTGCAAGATCTTATGAACTCATCAGAAATATTTGGTGGAAAAGTTGTCATCTTTGGTGGCGACTTTAGACAAACATTGCCAATTGTTCGCAGAGGAAATCAATCTGAGACTATTAATGCTTGCATAATAAATTCTCCTCTATGGCCTTCTCTTGAAAAATTGTAG